In Mycolicibacterium nivoides, the DNA window GACCCGTGGGATCCGAACACCGAACCCACCCCAGAGACCGAGCAGGCCGACCAGCAAGCCGAGTTGCTTGCCGAGGCTGAGGCCGAACTGGACAGGCAGATCGGCCTGGTCGAGGTCAAGCGGCAGGTGCACAAGCTGCGGGCATCTGCGAAGGTCAACAAGGTTCGGGAGGAGCGTGGTCTGCCGCTGATCGTCCGCAGTCACCACATGGCGTTCACCGGGCCACCCGGGACCGGTAAGACCACCATCGCCCGTGTGGTGGCCAACATCTATTGCGGCCTGGGGATTCTGCCCACGCCGAAAGTCGTTGAGGCCAAACGCGCTGACTTCGTCGCCGGCTATCTCGGGCAGACCGCCGAGAAAACCGACAAGAAGATCGACGAGGCCTTGGGTGGGGTGTTGTTCATCGACGAGGCCTACACGCTGATCCAGGAAGGCCTGTCGGGCGGGGACGCCTTCGGCAAGGAGGCTGTCGACACACTCCTTGCCCGCATGGAGAACGATCGGCATCGGCTCATGGTGATTATCGCCGGCTATGACGACGAGATCGACCGCTTTCTGGCGTCCAACGAAGGTCTGGGAAGCCGGGTACCGCGGCGGATCCGGTTCGCGTCCTACATCCCGACCGAGCTGGGTGCGATCGCGGCTTCCATAGCGGCCCAGAAAGAGTCGACCATCGACCCGGTGGCCAGCGAGCTTCTGGAGCGGGTGTGCGCCAAGCTGGCCGAGCACCAGGTGGAGACAATCGACTCCGACGGGCAACCCGGTAAACCGCGGCGTGTTCTCGACGTCGCCGGCAACGGCCGCTTCATTCGCAACGTGATCGAGGAGAGCTTCGACGAGCAGATGCTGCGTATCGCCGAAGAACTCGACACCGGCGAGGTCGATGACACGACCATGACCACTATCACCGAGCGCGATATCGCCGCGGCTTTGCGAACAGTTCTGGCCACCGCTGTCCCGGGGGCCGTCGATCTCGACTCGGTCATTTCGACCACAGCCTGACCCATTCCGAGCCGCAGACACCGCCCGCTCATGTCGCCAGCGCCACACCTGTTGGCAGGGCTGTTTCACAGCGATGTGCGACTCAGGGGTGCTTCAGCACAGGATTGAGGGTAACGATGTTTGCGAGGCAACCTACGCAAGTAGGTTGACGACGTGCATATCGATCGTGTGGACGTCGAGCGGTTCCTGGGGTTTGAGCGGCTGAGTATCGAAGTCGACCCCCAGCTGCAGCTCATCGCGGGTCCGAACAACGCCGGTAAGTCCTCACTGCTCCGTATGCTTGAGACATTCTTCGCGGACCCGTCAAGCATGGACCTCCAGCGGCTGAAACCGCTACACGACTATTACGTTCACGGCGGACCGCGCATGATGTCGAGCATTCAGGTGCAGTTTGCTGGCCTAACCGAGGACGAAGCAGCTGACTTCTCCGATGCGGTGGTAAGGAGAAACGGAACTTTCTGGGTCAAGATCTCTTGCACCCGGGGCGGGACGATCAGCTACCACACGAGCCGCAATTCGCCACGCGCCCGCGACATCTACCAACGGGTGCTGGAATCCTTCAGCTTCGTCAAGATCCCATCTGTCCGTGTGAGCGAGACAGGCAAAGGGGAGAACGACCAGTCGCTGCTTCGTCTGCATGAGACCCTCGAAGGCGTTCTGGTGCGCTCAGGCGGTTCGCGCAAGACCCAGTTGCAGAAGGAGTTCGAAGACGCGATCGCTCCGGTCGAGGAACTCGTACACAGAGTGCTAAGCGACTCGATCGAGGCAGTCGCTTCCGAATTGCCGTTCCGGGAGCGCGATCTCGGTATAAAGCTGCCAGACTCCCGGCACGCGCTGCGTGGCATGCTCAGCGAAGCCGTCATCACGAGCAGAGACGAGATCGAGGTTTCCATCGCCGAGCGCGGTACGGGTTTCCAGTCTGCAATGGTGCTCGGCATCCTCCGGTATGTCGCATCGCGGAGCAACCAGACAGCGGGCAAAGTTGTGTTCGTCATCGAGGAGCCTGAGGCGTTCCTCCATCCACAAACTCAGCGTGCGATGGCGAAAATCCTCCGGGATATATCCAGCGACGCACAGCTTCTCGTGACGACCCACAGCCCGGTCCTCGTGGACTCCTTCTCCGTCCGCCGCATCGTCCGACTGCCGCTGAGTCCGTCCGGGACCAACTACGAGGCGAAACGGCAAGAGCTGTCGGAGGCCGAAGAGGGGCGGCTGTCGCGAGACTGCGACGCGACCAACAGCGAGTTGATATTCGCGAGCGCAGTGATTCTTGTCGAGGGGCACGGCGACAAACTGCTCGTTGACTACCTACTGGAGAGAATCACAGGCGGGGCCGGCGGGCACTATGCCATCGGCATCACCGTGATCGAAGCGTCGAGCATCGACAACATTCCCCGTCTGCTCCGCCTCGCGCAGCTCTTCGGGGTGCAGGCCTACTGCATCACCGACAAGGACGGGATGCACAAGGCTGGCGACGGCAAGCGCAAGGTGCTGGGGATCCTGAAGGCGAAGGATTCTCCACCGTCGCAAAGCGAGGTCTCACAGCTGTGTGTCCTGGCCGACAGGCATGTGTCCAAACTGACGGCAGCGTTAGAGCAGCAGGAGGAGCTGAACGCCAAGCTCAATGCGTGGGATGTGTTCGTGCTTGCATCTGACCTAGAGGGCCTTCTGCTTGACACCGTGGGGCAGAAGCGCCTTGCGGAGAAGCTCGGTCCAGACGGTGTGAATCAGGTCGACAGAGCAACCGCGACACGGTTCGCCGAAGGGGGCCAGGGCAAGGAGGAACTGGCTTCTTGGCTTGGTTCCAAGGGCTGGAACTCCACCAGCAGAAAATCCGGCAAGGCGAAACCCCATCTGCCGTCGGCGCTGCTGAGGGAACACTTAAGCGAGCGGACATCAACCCGCGCTATCCGTCCACTGGAAGAATGGCTCCGGGGCATTGTCTCGGAGCATGAGCGATCACCACTCTGAACCCCGCCTTCCGTCCGGGTCCGCGGCCGATTCCGAGGTTCATGCCGACGCGGGCCCCGGCAATTGAACAGGTGGTTGGTGCCTTGGCTGTTGGGGTGTTCGTCCTGCTGCACGCCGGCAGTGATCCGGTGGTGCTGCGCGCCGGCTGCTTGAGCATGAACGGTTCACGGCTTATCAGTAGTTAACTACACAATGTGGGCGCACAATGCGTGTTGAACTGCGTATTTATCGTCGGGTACATGTACTCTAAGAGTGTGCGTAGCAATATCAACCCTCTCGCCACGCCGATGCGGCGTGTTGCTTGCGCTCTCTGTTTTTGTGTGCGAAATTCGCCGTGTGAACCTACAAGAGCGGTTGCGCAAGGCGGTGTCGGATCATGGGCCGTCGTTGGCGACTCTGCGTTACGACTTGGAGGTGGTGATCCCCAAGGTTGGCCAGATGTGGCAGCCGTTGTTCGAGGATCCGTTGGATATTCATGGTCAGGCGTTTTGTACGTGTGTGCGCCAGATGGTGTTGAGGATGCGCGAGCTTCGCAAGCCGATCCCTGGGGACACGTTGTTGACTTCTCGTGGCAGTGGGTTGTCGGTGCAGATCGCCGATTCGCGGGGGATGGATTTTCGTGCGCGACGGTGGCCGTCGAAGGTGTTGCACGGGGAGCGAGTTCGGGTGGTGACGCATCCGACGGGCGGCGATCTTCGGGTGCTGCGGCCGCCGAAGGCTCAGGTCGACGAGCAGATGTTGTTGGACGAGGACGAGCCGGCGCAGTTGTTTCCGTCGCCGATTGTGACTCCGGCCGGTACACCGGATATCTTCGCCCTGTGGTGGCCGACCGACGATGGGTGGGGATTGTCGGAGGCGGTGTTGGCGTTCGTGGTGGATGTGGACAATGCGTCGCGGGTGCAGATTTTGGCAACCGAGCCGCTGCCTCCAGTCACCGACTCTCCGCTGGTGACTCCGTCGGCGCAGGGTCAGGGGCCCAGGGACGACTTCGGCGAGTACGAGCCGCCGGCGCTGGGGACGGGCGAGGATCCCGAGGAGCCGGCTTAAGGGGTCGTGGTGTCGGGGGTCGATGCGAATGTCGGCGGGTGGCTGTTGAATCGAGGTCGCAATGACGACGACCGTGGACGTGTATGGGTTGCGGGTCAACCAGGCCCGGGTCATGCGCGCGATGACTGCCACTGCGGTGATGGAAGCGTTGGGCTGGAAGCATTCTCGGCTGAACCGGTTGGAGAAGTCGACCACGACGGCGTTGCCGATCAAGGATTTCGACCGGCTGGTGGCGGTGTTGCGGTTCCCGGCGAAATTTTTCACCACCGCTCCGACGTCGCGGGTGCACCAGTCGGATCTGTTGTTCCGTGCGCCGCGGTCGATCACGGCGACCGAGCGGGAGTATTTGGCGCAGTTCGCGGCATTGGCTGGGGAGTTTCTCGACGAGCTCAATGGCCGCACTCAGTTACCTGCGGTGAAGTTGCCGATACTTCCGATCGACACCGCAGTGACCCAGGCCGCTGCGGCGGTGCGTGCCAGTTGGGGGTTGGAGCACGATCAGCCGATCGAGTACCTGACGCATGAGATCGAGCGCAGCGGTGTGGTGGTCGTGGTGCGCCGCTTGCTGACCTCCTCGTCACGGCGGATCCTGGGTGACGGGGATTCCACCGGCAAGATCGACAAGCATTTGGGTTATTCGGTGCGTGTCGGGGAGTTCAATACCCGGCCGTTGATCGTTGTGCGGCAATCGAATTCGTGGGAACGGACCCGCTGGACGCTGGCTCATGAGGTGGGTCATCTGGTGTTGCATGCCTCGGGCAGCGTCACCGAGGCCTGCGAGGAGCAGGCGTCGCAGTTCGCCTCGGAGTTGTTGGCGCCGGCGGCGGTGCTGGCCAAGGACGTGTCGCGGGCTCCGTCGCTGGCGGAGTTGTTGCCGGTGAAAGCAAAGTGGGGTGTGTCGCTGGGGGCGTTGATCAAGCATCTGCATACCTCGCAGTTGTTGACTGGGGCGCGGTTTGAGGCGTTGCGCCGCCAGCTCTACACCCGGGTCAATCCGGATACCGATACGACGTGGGGTCGGGTGGAGCCGGGCTGGAATGACCGTGAGGTGGAGCGGCCACGATTGATCAGCAAGTGGCTGGAGATGGCGTTTTCGGCGCGTTCGGCGGCGATGCTGGCCCCCTATGACTTGGTGTGGCCGCAGGATCTGCTGGAGGACTTCATGGCCGGGCAGCGGGCCGCCCCGGGCGCGGCGGCGGTGCGGGTGGCCGCCGGCAGCGGCAGAGCGACGGTCGGACCCGGGTCATCGGCGCCCAGTACGGGCAGCAATGTGATTCCGTTGCGGCAGCGAAGCCGGCGCGGCTAGAACACAAGGGGGGCCGGTGGCGCGAGTGCAGCGGGTGATCTTTGCCGACCAGCCTGTCACCTACACGGTCGTTGGCGCCGATCATCTGCCGGTGGCCCCGGCTGCGGAGTATCTGAGGTTTCTGCGTGAGGGGGGCGCGTCCCCGCACACGGTGCGTGGCTACGCCGCGGGGTTGGCGCGGTGGTTCACGATGCTCGACGTCGGGCCCCACCGCGACGGCGAGCACCCGATCTACCCGGTGCGCACCCCGCGGCGATCGGCTACCCCTGTCTTGTCGCCTGCCCAGGTGGCCACGATCCTCGATGGCTGCTCGGTGCAGCGCGACGGGGACTGGACCGGCGGGGCCGCCGCGGTGCGCAACCGATTGTTTTTCGCAGTACTGGCCGAAACGGGAATGCGTCTGGGCGAGGCCTTATCACTGCGGCACAACGATTTTCATATCGGCGCCGGTGCGACCCCGTGGATCGACATTGTGGAGCGCCAAGATCATCCCCATGGTGCTCGGGTCAAGACCGGGCCGCGGCGGATCTATGTCGGTGATGACCTGGAGGCACTGTATTCAGAGTATGTGTGGCAGTTGGTCGCGATGAACGCCGACCAGGTGGTCGATGATCTGTCGAATCATTTCGTGTTCGTCAATCTGCAACGGGGACCGCGTTTTTCGCCGATGCGCCAGGAGAACATCTACGAGAAGGTGCGCGGGCTGCGCACAGCGCATCGGAGTCTGCCGCCGGATTGGTCACCGCACTGGCTGCGCCACACTCACGCCACCGCGTTGCTGCTGGCGGGGGTGCCTGAGCATGTGGTGATGCGGCGTCTGGGCCACGCCGATGTGCAGACCACTCTGTCCACCTACGGCTGGGTCACCCAGGACGCGGCGATGCGTTCACTGGCCGAGTGGAAAAACTATGTCGCCGGATGGAAAGGACTTCACGATGGCCAGCAATGAGGGCCGCCTGACCACACCGGTAGGCGACCTCGGTGCGGTGGCGTGGCAGGCGCAGTGGGCCCAGGTACCCGCCGAATGGCGCCGCCCGGCCTATCAGGTGCATCTGCCCCCGGCAGATCGGGTGTTCCTGTCCCGCAAGAACGATCTGCCGCCCGCTGCGACCGCTGGGGTGTACGACTTCACCCCGCAGGCCACACCGGCGCGGTTCGCCGACGAGATCGCCTGGTGGGTGTGGGTGTGCTACCACGAGGGGCTGCGCAAGATCGAGCATTCCCTGCTGCGCTGGGCCACCCAGGCCATCAGCGCCGCCGCGGCCGAGTACCGCAGTGCGCACGGCCGCCACCCGGTGAGCATCACCGACCTGGCGGTCAACGACATGGTGCGCCACGCGGTCGTGGTGTTCGAGCGGCGCAATGCGCGGCTGCCCGCCGGCGGCACACGCCGCAATATTGTGGGCCTGATCGAGCATCTGCACCTGTTTGTGTCGGTGCGGGCCAGCGCCATCGACTGGTGGGCCTATGACACCTGGGATCTGCGGGCCGATCCACGGATCCCGCAACGCGAACACGAACCGTGCCACGAGAAGACGGTGCGCATCGGCGCGATCGAACCAGCGTGGCTGCGCGAAGGGGTGCGGTTTTGGCTGCGCACCTGCCTGGATGCGGAGTTGCTGCGCTGGTCATCGGCAGTCGATCGTGCCCGCGAGATGGCGCGCCATTTCGGTGAATTCGTGATCGCGCGTGGCTACACCGATCCCGTCTTATCCGATGACCCGGCGCAGCTACGCCTGATTTTCACTACCTACAACGAATACCTGCGCTCCCCAGCCGCGGCTGCCCGACCTGACAAGCCGTTGTCTGCCACGGCGATCGGCGACAGCCAATCTCAGATCCAGAGCTTCTACACGTTCATGCTCGACCATGCACCCGAGGCCGCGGCAGCCACCGGCGATGCGCGTTGGGAGAACCTGTCCGCGGCGCACACCCGGTTGTGGGGGCCGGCGTTTCGCACCCGCCGCGCCCACCGCACCCGGGAATTGACCTGGTACTCCACTGGAGAACTGCAGCAGATGCTGGCCTACCTCGACGTGCTCGCCGCCCAACGGGGCGCCCTGGTGTCGGTGACCCATCCCGATGGCACCGTGTCGCTGATCAAAGGCCTCGGCGACCCCCAGGCCGCCCGGATCTGGCTGCTGCAAGCACTGACTGGGCGGCGGGCCTCAGAAATTCTCATGCTCGATCACCACCCGCTCGAAGCGATCCCCGGCGCGGCGCGGCCCACCGCCACCGATGACCCCGATGTGTTCGTGGCCAAACTGCGCTACCAACAGACCAAAGTCGACGGGGTCATCCCCACCATCCTGGTCGAGCAGGCCGTGGTCAACGTCATCGCCGAGCAACAGCGCTGGCTCGCCGACACCCACCCCAGCCTCACCCCGAAATACCTGTTCATCGCGGTCAAACAAAACCTGGCCGGGCGCCGGCCCCGCCCGTATGCAACGTATCGGGCCTCCCTGGACAAGCTCGATGCCATCCATGGTCTCAGCGATGCTGCGGGAAACCCGTTGCGGTTCACCCAAACGCATCGGCTGCGCCACACCCGGGCCACCGAACTGCTCAACGACGGCGTGCCGATCCACGTCGTCCAGCGCTACCTGGGCCACAAGAGCCCCGAGATGACCATGCGTTATGCCGCGACACTGGCCGCGACCGCCGAAGCGGAGTTCCTCAAACACAAGAAGATCGGCGCTCACGGCACCGACATCGGAATCAGCCCGTCTGACATGTTGGACATGACCCAGCTCTCAGTGCGCACCGACCGGGTCTTGCCCAACGGGGTGTGCCTGCTGCCGCCACTGAAAACCTGCGACAAGGGCAACGCCTGTCTGTCGTGCGGGCATTTCGCCACCGACGCCACCCACCTCGACGAACTCAAAGATCAGCACGCCAAGACCACGGCGCTGGTCGAGATCAGACGTCAGCAGTACCGCCAGCGCACCGGCCGCGAACTCACCGATGACAACGTATGGGTCGCCCAACGCCTGCGCGAATTGCATTCCCTGCAAGCCATCCTGGACCGCCTGACCGCAGATCAACGCACCCATCAGGAGGCGATCGCCGGGGCCGGGACGGCCAACCGCATCCCGCTGCAACCTGTGGCCACCCGCGGTGCGCACGATTCAGCACTGCGCAAAGCCGATCCTCACACACCCGCATGACCGTCACCCCCGCCTCCCTCACCGCCCTTGAGGCCAGCGCCCGCAAACGCAGCGCCGACGTCGAGGCCCGTATCGATCGGGCCCTGAAGAAGATGCGCAAGCAGGGCCTCGACATCAACGTCAGCAGCCTGGCCCGCCACGCCGGAGTGTCACGCAGCGTCATCCACCGCCGCCCCCAACTGCGAGAACAGATCCGCACCACCCAGCCGCTGGCCGCCGCCCCCGATCCACCGCCACCACCGGCTACCGACACCGAGAGCAGCATCATCACCGCGCTACGGACCCGCCTGAAGGCACGAGACGCCCAGATCGCCGACCTGAAAGCCCAACTGCGCGAACGCGACCACATCATCGCGACCCTGCACGGGCAACTGGCCGGCAAACCCCACCCGGACACCAACTCCTAGCTGGCTGGTTGTGCGGGTCGCTGCGTGGTTTGCGCGGTGATGAAGTCGTCGACGATGCGGGTGCAGTCGTGGTGGCCGATGGCGCGTAGGCCGGTCATTCTGGCGAAGACCAGGGGGCCGACCAGTTGGCACAGTGCCAGTTCGATGTCGAGTTCGCCGAGTTGGTCGAAGGTTTCGGGGCTGTGCAGGATTTCGTCGAAAGGCCGCCGGTACTGCTCGATCACCCGGGTGCGCAGCATGCTGGCGGTGGCGTGTTGGCCGGTATCGCTGTCGCTGTCGTGCGTTTCGGTGGGGCCCAACGCGGCCCAGGCCAAGGTGGTGACGTGCAGCGGCGCTTCGGCGAACAGGTCGGCTTGGCGCGAGAGCAGTTCGATGAGCCGCTCACGCAGGGTGCCGCTGGTCGGGGCGGGCGGGATGACTTGGGGCAGAAGGCGTTCGAAGGTGGCCGCGAGCAGTTGTGAGGAACTGTTGAAGTGGCGGTAGAGGGTGGTGCGGGCGACCTTGGAGGCTTTAGTGACCGCGTCGATGGTGACGGCTTCGATCCCACCGGTTTTGAGCAGGTTGGCCGCGGCGTCGAGCAGTCGGGTGCGCGATCGGGTGCGGCGCGGGTCGACGTCGTCCTCGTCGTCGGGTGCCGCCGCGGGTTCTGTCCCCACCTGACCTCCTGGTGTTCCGATCGCCGGTGCGTTGCCCCCGCTCTCCCGGTTATGGTACCGATAGTAGCGCAGCGAAACTGCTAGTACCGGCGGTCCCGGGTCGGGACGCGGTGGCGGGGCTGCCCGGGTGTGAGGAGGCCGTGATGGGTGCTGATCAGCCGCAGCGGTTGCCGTCACACACGCCGACCTGCATGGGCTGCGGGCCGGACAATCCGCACGGTTTGCAGCTGGAGGTGTTTCGGTGCGGCGATGAGGTGTTCGCTGATCTGGTGTTCGATGAGCGTCATATCGGTGCGCCGGGGCTCGCACACGGTGGCGCGATCGCCGCGGCCTGTGATGACGTGCTGGGGTTTTCGTTGTGGATCGCGGCCACCCCGGCGGTGACGCGCCGTTTGACGGTGGACTATCTGCAGCCGGTGCCGTTGGGATGTACGCATCGGCTGACCGCGCGGATCGCCACCCGCGAGGGCCGGGCGTTGCATGTGGACGGGGTGGGGGTCGGCGTGGACGGTGTCACCCGGTTCACCGCCTCGGCGGTGTTCATCACGGTGGATGCGGCCCATTTCGCCGCCCACGGTGACATCAGCGGTTTCGGGGAGTTGTTCGCCGAGCTGGCCCGCTACGGTGGCGCCGGCCCCGACGCGGGGTCGCGGTGAGCGCGCCCACCGCCGCACCCCGGGACCGGGTGCGGCGCCCGCGCCGGCCGGCGGCCTCGGTGTGGGCGCGTCGCGAGGCGATCCTGGATGCCGCGTGGACGGTGGCCTCAGCACACGGTTTTGACGGTGTGCAGATGCGTGCGGTGGCCGCGCAGGCCGGCATTGCCGCCAGCTCGCTGTATCGGCATTTCCGATCCAAAAGCCATCTGCTGGTGACGGTGCTGGCCCGCGAATTCGAACGTCTCGACACCGAATTCGTCTGGAGTACCGGTGAACTGGCGCCGCAGGCCCGGCTGGGGCGGTTGACCACCCACCTGCACACAGCCTGGCAGGCCAACCCGCACCTGACCGAGGCGATGGTGCGTGCGTTCGTCGTGGCCGACACCGAGGCCACCAGCGCGATCGAGCACGCTGTCGCGGTGATCGAGGACATGCTGGCCCGCGCCCTGGGCGGGCCCACACCCAGCGCACATGACCGGGACGTGGCCAGCCTGATCGCCGACGTGTGGCTGGCCAACCTGATCGCCGTCATCGGCGGCCGGATCGATGCGGACCTGGCCCGCGAACGCATCGACCGCACAACCCGACAGCTGGTGCACGGCACCCACACCACCACTTAGCGATACTAGTAGTATCGCTGCGCTACTCCCAGTACCATAAAGCGACACAACGACGTGTCGAAGGGAGCCGGGCATGCATACCCCCTGGATCGAGCGGTGCACCGTTCAGCGTGTCTCGTTGCGCGACGGATTGGTGCTCGACCTCGACGATTACAACGAATTGGTGATCGCCACCCCGATCCGGCTGACCCTGCCGCCGATCGGATCGTCTTATCCCGAAGAGCAGGTCCTCATCGACCCGGGCAACGTCTCGGTCCAGCAGCGTCCGTTGCTGGACCTGGCCGGCGCGGTGTGCACGGGGGCGTGGTGCGACGAGGGCGGCGGGTTGCACCTGGGTTTTTCCCGCGGGCATCGCATCGATGTCGCCCCCCAGGAGGCCGCGACCTCCTGGGAGCTCTACGGCAAACGCCACGGCTACATGGCATGCCTGCCCCGCGGGCGGGTGCGGGTGGTGCGCCACGACCTGCCCGACGACGAATCTGAGGACACCGCAAGTTAATTCACCCCCCACCGCGCCCAGCCGCAACCATGGCCCGAAAGGTCGGCGCGGCCCTTCCGATCCTCGTGTGGGACTATTAGTATCGTAGCGATACCGATAGTTTCGTTTCTTGGGAGGCGTGGGGATGGGCGATCGAACCGGAGATGCTGGGCCTTCCCGTGGCCGGCGCGGCGTCGATCTGTCCGGATCTTCGGAATACAGCGCCCGGTTGGGTCGGCTCGCGGCGTTCACGGTGGGCCACAAGGCATTGGTGATCGGTGGATGGATCGCGGCCGCGGTGGTGCTGGCGCTGCTGTTCCCGCAGCTGGAGACGGTGGTGCGCCAACAGTCGGTCGATCTGATCCCGCGTGATGTGCCCTCGTTTCAGACCGTGGACCGCATGAGTGAGGCGTTCGGTGAGCAGGGCTCCAAGACGATGCTGTTCGTCGCGATGCAAGACCCGGCCGGTCTGACCCCCGATAATCAGCTGCGCTATCAGGATCTGGTGGGGCGGTTGCGCGCCGATCACGACCATGTCCTGCTGGTCCAGGATCTGCTGGCCGACCCGGTCACCAGAACCCAGGCGGTCAGCGGTGACGGCAAGGCCTGGTATCTGCCGGTCGGGGTGGCCGGCACGCTCGGTGATCCCACCGCGGCCGAATCCGTGCAAGCCGTGCGCGATCTCACCGACACGGCATTCGCCAACACGTCCACCACGGCCTATGTGACAGGGCCACCGGCCACGTTCGCCGATCAGATCGCCTCAGCCGAGCACGACCTGGTGTTCATTTCGATCGCCACCGCCGGGCTGATCGCGCTGATCCTGCTGATCGTGTACCGGTCGGTGTTCACCGCGCTGCTGCCGCTGCTGGTGATCGGGATCAGCCTGGCCGTCGGGCGTGGGGTGCTCTCTGCCCTGGGGGAAATCGGCATGCCGGTCTCGCAGTTCACCGTGGCGTTCATGACCGCGATCCTGCTCGGCGCCGGCACCGACTACACCGTGTTTCTGATCAGCCGCTACCACGAACAACGCCGCGCCCAGGTGCCCGCCGAGCAGGCGGTCATCGCGGCCACCGCCAGCATCGGCCGAGTCATCCTGGCCTCGGCGGGCACCGTGGCCCTGGCCTTTCTGGCCATGGTGTTCGCCACCTTGAGTGTGTTCGCCGGCCTCGGTCCGGCCTGCGCGGTCGCCGTGGCAGTCGGATTCGCCGCCACCGTGACCCTGCTGCCGCCGGTGCTGGCGCTGGCGGCCACCCGCGGCATCGGCGAACCCAAACCCGACCGCACCCGCCGCTACTGGAACAGCGTGGCCGTGGCCGTGGTGCGTCGCCCGGTGCCGCTGCTGGTCATCAGCCTGACCATCCTGGTGGCACTGTCAGCGGCCGCGGCGACCATGACCATCAGCTACGACGACCGCCAAGGACAACCCCCCACCACCGCCAGCAACCAGGGCTATCAGCTGCTGGACCGCCATTTCCCCAAAGACGTCGTCATCACCGAATTCCTCGTCGTGGAAAACCCGACCGACATGCGCACCGGCAAAGGCCTGGCCGACCTCGACGAGATGGCCTCACGCATCGCCCAAATCCCGGCCGTGACACGTGTTTCCGGGATCACCCGACCGGCCGGGCAACGCCTCGACCAAGCCCAACTGTCCTGGCAGAACGGACAAATCGGCGACAAGATGGCCGACTCGGTCGCCCAGGGCAACGACCGGCGCACCGACCTGGACAAGCTCACCCACGGCGCCGACCAACTCGCCGACGGCCTGGCCCAACTCGACACCACCGTGCGCACCGCGCTCACCCCCCTGGGCGGTGTACTCACCCAAGCCGGCGCCGCCGGTGAGAACATGCAGCGCTTCGGCCCGCTGCTGCAACAACTCTCAGCCACCGCACCCGAGGTCGACACCGCCATCCAAGCCGGCCCCGGCATCCGACCCCTGGCCGAACGCGCCCAGACCGCCATCGCCGCCCTCGACCCGCTCGTCACCGCACTCAACACCTCACCGTGGTGTATCACCACCCCGCAATGCACCCAGATCCGCGACCAGGTCAGTATCCTGACCACCCTGCGCGACAACGGATTCTTCACCCAACTCGCCACCCTGGGCGACCAGTACAACCCGGCCACCAACGCCACCGTCACCGGCACCCTCACCGAAGTGCAACACACCGTGGCCACCATGAACAACGCCTTCAAAACCCTCGGCAACCCCGAAAACCTGACCGCCAACATCGGCCGACTCCAACACGGCATCAGCCAACTGGCCTCCGGCGCACGCGCCCTGGCCACCGGCGTGCACACCCTGGCCGACAGCAACATCCAAATGCTGTCCGGGATGAGTCAAATCGCGGCCCAACTGCAAAACTCCGCCCGCGCCACCGCCGGATCCGATGCCGCCACCGGCTTCTACCTGCCCCCCGAAGCCTTCGACAACCGCCAATTCGCCGACGTCGCCAAACACTTCCTCTCACCCGACGGCAAAACCGCCCGCTTCGCCATCGACACCAACACCGACCCCTACAGCGGCGAGGCGATGAACCTGGCCCGCCAGATCACCGACGTCGCCAACACCGCACGCCCCAACACCTCCCTGGACCACGCCACCGTCTCGGTCGCCGGATTCCCCG includes these proteins:
- a CDS encoding RND family transporter; this encodes MGDRTGDAGPSRGRRGVDLSGSSEYSARLGRLAAFTVGHKALVIGGWIAAAVVLALLFPQLETVVRQQSVDLIPRDVPSFQTVDRMSEAFGEQGSKTMLFVAMQDPAGLTPDNQLRYQDLVGRLRADHDHVLLVQDLLADPVTRTQAVSGDGKAWYLPVGVAGTLGDPTAAESVQAVRDLTDTAFANTSTTAYVTGPPATFADQIASAEHDLVFISIATAGLIALILLIVYRSVFTALLPLLVIGISLAVGRGVLSALGEIGMPVSQFTVAFMTAILLGAGTDYTVFLISRYHEQRRAQVPAEQAVIAATASIGRVILASAGTVALAFLAMVFATLSVFAGLGPACAVAVAVGFAATVTLLPPVLALAATRGIGEPKPDRTRRYWNSVAVAVVRRPVPLLVISLTILVALSAAAATMTISYDDRQGQPPTTASNQGYQLLDRHFPKDVVITEFLVVENPTDMRTGKGLADLDEMASRIAQIPAVTRVSGITRPAGQRLDQAQLSWQNGQIGDKMADSVAQGNDRRTDLDKLTHGADQLADGLAQLDTTVRTALTPLGGVLTQAGAAGENMQRFGPLLQQLSATAPEVDTAIQAGPGIRPLAERAQTAIAALDPLVTALNTSPWCITTPQCTQIRDQVSILTTLRDNGFFTQLATLGDQYNPATNATVTGTLTEVQHTVATMNNAFKTLGNPENLTANIGRLQHGISQLASGARALATGVHTLADSNIQMLSGMSQIAAQLQNSARATAGSDAATGFYLPPEAFDNRQFADVAKHFLSPDGKTARFAIDTNTDPYSGEAMNLARQITDVANTARPNTSLDHATVSVAGFPAVNSDIQRLLSSDFTQLAIATLVIVGLILIALLRALIAPLYLLGTVVLNYLASLGIGVIVFQWILGHQIAWPVPLLAFIILVAVGADYNMLLVSRLREESTHNIRVGVLRTVATTGSVITSAGLIFAASMFGLMIGSVAIMIQTGLIIGCGLLLDTFLVRTLTVPAIATLLRQASWWPQRPTTPTTHPTPTPQPATATT